A region of Micropterus dolomieu isolate WLL.071019.BEF.003 ecotype Adirondacks linkage group LG01, ASM2129224v1, whole genome shotgun sequence DNA encodes the following proteins:
- the LOC123969226 gene encoding zinc finger protein 791-like isoform X1, whose amino-acid sequence MSSVGSLREFVNERLTAAAEEIFRVFKNTIVEYEEEIDRQRRLLDIVWKPEIKLHRIELPQQHVCKEEEVLADQQLCIQERIPGLDQEDPQPPQVKEEREELCTSQEGEPLVVKQESDTFTGLDQEDPDPHQVKEEQEELCTSQEGEPLVVKQETDTFMLTPTYVESDHSEAELKSDHQLLSHNCHVAESQDQTQDQVEMQSQNNTLCHRRTHSGEKPYSCKTCGKSFSRSCHLKVHVRTHTGEKPYLCKTCGKRFSDNSGFKRHIRIHTGEKPYLCKTCGKRFTDTSSLKRHKGTHTGEKPYSCETCGKAFTTVLLKKHGRGEHTELPQQHVCMEEELCTSQEGEQLVVKQKTDTFMLTPTHDESDHSEAELKSDHQLLSHNCHVAESQDQKEGEHEDSGSTRDVEPKQNCHTGKNSFTCETCGKGFQYMSEFQRHGRIHTGEKPYSCQTCGNCFRGRSALIVHMRTHTGEKPYSCKTCGKAFRTRDHLQLHIRTHTGEKPYYCKACGNYFRWRGALIVHMRTHTGEKPYSCKTCGKDFRTSNHLQLHIRTHTGEKPFSCETCGKDFRVSGELKNHMRREHTGEKLYSCETCGKAFRVCGQLKNHIREEHTGDMPYSCETCGKSFSQRGHLKLHLRTHTGEKPYLCKTCGKRFRDTSAFKRHIRIHTGEKPYLCKTCGKRFTDTSGFRRHIKIHTGQKPYSCETCGKAFIVSSQLKIHIKEHTGEKL is encoded by the exons ATGTCTTCAGTTGGGAGTTTGAGAGAGTTTGTCAACGAGCgactaactgctgctgctgaagaaatattcagagtttttaaaaacactatcGTCGAGTACGAGGAAGAGATCGATCGTCAGCGCAGACTGCTGGATATCGTTTGGAAACCCGAAATAAAGTTACACAGGATAG agctcccacagcaacatgtctgtaaggaggaggaggttctggctgaccagcagctctgtatTCAGGAGAGGATCCCCgggctggaccaggaggacccacagCCTCCACAGGTTAAAGAGGAACGGGAGGAACTCtgtaccagtcaggagggagagccgCTTGTAGTGAAGCAGGAGTCTGACACCTTTACcggtctggaccaggaggacccagatCCTCACCaggttaaagaggaacaggaggaactctgtaccagtcaggagggagagccgCTTGTAGTGAAGCAGGAGACTGACACCTTTATGTTGACTCCTACCTATGTGGAAAGTgaccacagtgaagcagaactgaaaagtgaccaccagctcctctctcacaaCTGTCATGTAGCTGAGAGCCAAGATCAGACTCAGGATCAAGTAGAGATGCAGAGCCAAAACAATACGCTATGCCATAGAAGAACCCACTCTGGTGAGAAACCGtattcttgcaaaacatgtgggaaatCTTTTAGCCGGAGTTGTCACTTGAAAGTCCACGTgcgaacccacacaggtgagaagccgtacctTTGCAAGACTTGCGGGAAAAGATTCAGTGACAATTCAGGATTTAAAAGACATATaagaatccacacaggtgagaagccgtacctTTGCAAGACCTGCGGGAAAAGATTCACTGACACTTCATCATTAAAAAGACATAAaggaacccacacaggtgagaagccatatTCTTGTGAAACATGTGGGAAGGCTTTCACAACTGTACTCTTGAAAAAGCACGGAAGAGGAgaacacacag agctcccacagcaacatgtaTGTATGGAGGAGGAACTCtgtaccagtcaggagggagagcagcttgtaGTGAAGCAGAAGACTGACACCTTTATGTTGACTCCTACTCATGACGAAAGTgaccacagtgaagcagaactgaaaagtgaccaccagctcctctctcacaaCTGTCATGTAGCTGAGAGCCAAGATCAGAAAGAAGGCGAGCATGAAGACTCAGGATCAACTAGAGATGTAGAGCCAAAACAAAATTGCCATACAGGTAAAAACTCTTTCACATGTGAGACATGTGGAAAAGGGTTTCAATACATGTCAGAATTTCAGAGACACGGGAGAattcacacaggtgagaagccgtattctTGCCAAACATGTGGGAATTGTTTTAGAGGGAGAAGTGCCTTGATAGTCcacatgagaacccacacaggtgagaagccgtattcCTGCAAAACGTGTGGGAAAGCCTTCAGAACCAGGGATCACTTGCAACTCCATataagaacccacacaggtgagaagccatatTATTGCAAAGCATGTGGGAATTATTTTAGATGGAGAGGTGCCTTGATAGTCcacatgagaacccacacaggtgagaagccgtattcttgcaaaacatgtgggaaagaCTTCAGAACCAGCAATCACTTGCAACTCCATATTAGAACCCACACTGGTGAGAAGCCGTTTTCTTGTGAAACATGTGGGAAAGATTTCAGAGTTAGTGGTGAATTGAAAAACCACATGAGAAGAgaacacacaggtgagaagcttTATTCCTGTGAAACATGTGGAAAAGCTTTCAGAGTTTGTGGCCAATTGAAAAACCACATAAGAGAAGAACACACAGGTGACATGCCGTATTCTTGCGAAACATGTGGTAAATCTTTTAGCCAAAGGGGTCACTTGAAACTCCAcctgagaacccacacaggtgagaagccgtacctTTGCAAGACCTGCGGGAAAAGATTCCGTGACACTTCAGCATTTAAAAGACATATaagaatccacacaggtgagaagccgtacctTTGCAAGACCTGCGGGAAAAGATTCACTGACACTTCAGGATTTAGAAGACATATAAAAATCCACACAGGCCAGAAGCCATATTCTTGTGAAacatgtgggaaagctttcataGTTAGTAGTCAATTGAAAATCCACATAAAAgaacacacaggtgagaagctgtAG
- the LOC123969226 gene encoding zinc finger protein 2 homolog isoform X2, with the protein MSSVGSLREFVNERLTAAAEEIFRVFKNTIVEYEEEIDRQRRLLDIVWKPEIKLHRIELPQQHVCKEEEVLADQQLCIQERIPGLDQEDPQPPQVKEEREELCTSQEGEPLVVKQESDTFTGLDQEDPDPHQVKEEQEELCTSQEGEPLVVKQETDTFMLTPTYVESDHSEAELKSDHQLLSHNCHVAESQDQTQDQVEMQSQNNTLCHRRTHSGEKPYSCKTCGKSFSRSCHLKVHVRTHTGEKPYLCKTCGKRFSDNSGFKRHIRIHTGEKPYLCKTCGKRFTDTSSLKRHKGTHTELPQQHVCMEEELCTSQEGEQLVVKQKTDTFMLTPTHDESDHSEAELKSDHQLLSHNCHVAESQDQKEGEHEDSGSTRDVEPKQNCHTGKNSFTCETCGKGFQYMSEFQRHGRIHTGEKPYSCQTCGNCFRGRSALIVHMRTHTGEKPYSCKTCGKAFRTRDHLQLHIRTHTGEKPYYCKACGNYFRWRGALIVHMRTHTGEKPYSCKTCGKDFRTSNHLQLHIRTHTGEKPFSCETCGKDFRVSGELKNHMRREHTGEKLYSCETCGKAFRVCGQLKNHIREEHTGDMPYSCETCGKSFSQRGHLKLHLRTHTGEKPYLCKTCGKRFRDTSAFKRHIRIHTGEKPYLCKTCGKRFTDTSGFRRHIKIHTGQKPYSCETCGKAFIVSSQLKIHIKEHTGEKL; encoded by the exons ATGTCTTCAGTTGGGAGTTTGAGAGAGTTTGTCAACGAGCgactaactgctgctgctgaagaaatattcagagtttttaaaaacactatcGTCGAGTACGAGGAAGAGATCGATCGTCAGCGCAGACTGCTGGATATCGTTTGGAAACCCGAAATAAAGTTACACAGGATAG agctcccacagcaacatgtctgtaaggaggaggaggttctggctgaccagcagctctgtatTCAGGAGAGGATCCCCgggctggaccaggaggacccacagCCTCCACAGGTTAAAGAGGAACGGGAGGAACTCtgtaccagtcaggagggagagccgCTTGTAGTGAAGCAGGAGTCTGACACCTTTACcggtctggaccaggaggacccagatCCTCACCaggttaaagaggaacaggaggaactctgtaccagtcaggagggagagccgCTTGTAGTGAAGCAGGAGACTGACACCTTTATGTTGACTCCTACCTATGTGGAAAGTgaccacagtgaagcagaactgaaaagtgaccaccagctcctctctcacaaCTGTCATGTAGCTGAGAGCCAAGATCAGACTCAGGATCAAGTAGAGATGCAGAGCCAAAACAATACGCTATGCCATAGAAGAACCCACTCTGGTGAGAAACCGtattcttgcaaaacatgtgggaaatCTTTTAGCCGGAGTTGTCACTTGAAAGTCCACGTgcgaacccacacaggtgagaagccgtacctTTGCAAGACTTGCGGGAAAAGATTCAGTGACAATTCAGGATTTAAAAGACATATaagaatccacacaggtgagaagccgtacctTTGCAAGACCTGCGGGAAAAGATTCACTGACACTTCATCATTAAAAAGACATAAaggaacccacacag agctcccacagcaacatgtaTGTATGGAGGAGGAACTCtgtaccagtcaggagggagagcagcttgtaGTGAAGCAGAAGACTGACACCTTTATGTTGACTCCTACTCATGACGAAAGTgaccacagtgaagcagaactgaaaagtgaccaccagctcctctctcacaaCTGTCATGTAGCTGAGAGCCAAGATCAGAAAGAAGGCGAGCATGAAGACTCAGGATCAACTAGAGATGTAGAGCCAAAACAAAATTGCCATACAGGTAAAAACTCTTTCACATGTGAGACATGTGGAAAAGGGTTTCAATACATGTCAGAATTTCAGAGACACGGGAGAattcacacaggtgagaagccgtattctTGCCAAACATGTGGGAATTGTTTTAGAGGGAGAAGTGCCTTGATAGTCcacatgagaacccacacaggtgagaagccgtattcCTGCAAAACGTGTGGGAAAGCCTTCAGAACCAGGGATCACTTGCAACTCCATataagaacccacacaggtgagaagccatatTATTGCAAAGCATGTGGGAATTATTTTAGATGGAGAGGTGCCTTGATAGTCcacatgagaacccacacaggtgagaagccgtattcttgcaaaacatgtgggaaagaCTTCAGAACCAGCAATCACTTGCAACTCCATATTAGAACCCACACTGGTGAGAAGCCGTTTTCTTGTGAAACATGTGGGAAAGATTTCAGAGTTAGTGGTGAATTGAAAAACCACATGAGAAGAgaacacacaggtgagaagcttTATTCCTGTGAAACATGTGGAAAAGCTTTCAGAGTTTGTGGCCAATTGAAAAACCACATAAGAGAAGAACACACAGGTGACATGCCGTATTCTTGCGAAACATGTGGTAAATCTTTTAGCCAAAGGGGTCACTTGAAACTCCAcctgagaacccacacaggtgagaagccgtacctTTGCAAGACCTGCGGGAAAAGATTCCGTGACACTTCAGCATTTAAAAGACATATaagaatccacacaggtgagaagccgtacctTTGCAAGACCTGCGGGAAAAGATTCACTGACACTTCAGGATTTAGAAGACATATAAAAATCCACACAGGCCAGAAGCCATATTCTTGTGAAacatgtgggaaagctttcataGTTAGTAGTCAATTGAAAATCCACATAAAAgaacacacaggtgagaagctgtAG